The following are encoded in a window of Numida meleagris isolate 19003 breed g44 Domestic line chromosome 11, NumMel1.0, whole genome shotgun sequence genomic DNA:
- the PDHB gene encoding pyruvate dehydrogenase E1 component subunit beta, mitochondrial: MAAAAGALRLLVPRGRFLLPRRGLRLSAPAAIQVTVRDALNQALDEELERDERVFLLGEEVAQYDGAYKISRGLWKKYGDKRIIDTPISEMGFTGIAVGAAMAGLRPVCEFMTFNFSMQAIDQVINSAAKTCYMSAGTIPVPIVFRGPNGASAGVAAQHSQCFAAWYGHCPGLKVVSPWSSEDAKGLLKASIRDDNPVVMLENELLYGVPFEMSEQAQSKDFVVPIGKAKIEREGTHVTLVAHSRPVGHCLEAASILAKEGVECEVINLRTIRPMDIETVEASVAKTNHLVTVEGGWPQFGVGAEICARIMEGSAFNYLDAPAVRVTGADVPMPYAKILEDNCLPQVKDIIFAVKKTLNI, from the exons atggcggcggcggccggaGCGCTACGGCTGTTGGTTCCGCGAGGCCGCTTCCTCCTGCCGCGCAGGGGCCTCCGCCTCTCCGCGCCCGCCGCCATCCAG GTGACGGTGCGGGACGCGCTGAACCAGGCGCTGGACGAGGAGCTGGAGCGGGATGAGCGCGTCTTCCTGCTGGGCGAGGAGGTGGCCCAGTACGACGGTGCCTACAAG ATCTCCAGAGGGCTCTGGAAGAAGTACGGGGACAAGAGGATCATTGACACCCCCATCTCTGAG atGGGCTTCACGGGAATCGCCGTTGGTGCTGCGATG GCGGGGTTGAGGCCGGTGTGTGAATTCATGACATTCAACTTCTCCATGCAAGCGATCGACCAGGTTATCAACTCTGCCGCCAAGACCTGCTACATGTCTGCAGGAACCATCCCCGTCCCTATCGTCTTCCGTGGCCCCAATGGGGCATCAGCCGGCGTTGCTGCACAGCACTCGCAGTGCTTCGCTGCCTGGTACGGGCACTGCCCGGGACTGAAAGTTGTTAGTCCTTGGAGCTCAGAAGATGCTAAAGGGCTGCTGAAGGCATCGATCCGGGATGATAATCCAG TTGTGATGCTGGAAAATGAATTGCTGTACGGTGTTCCCTTCGAGATGTCTGAACAGGCACAGTCAAAGGACTTTGTTGTTCCAATTGGAAAGGCCAAAATAGAAAGGGAAG GAACTCATGTTACATTAGTGGCACACTCAAGACCTGTTGGGCACTGTTTGGAAGCAGCTTCTATCCTGGCCAAAGAAGGTGTTGAATGTGAG GTTATAAATCTGCGTACCATTAGACCAATGGATATTGAAACAGTGGAAGCCAGTGTTGCAAAGACAAATCATCTTGTAACTGTAGAAGGAGGTTGGCCACAGTTTGGAGTAGGAGCTGAAATCTGCGCCAGGATCATGGAAG GATCTGCCTTCAACTACTTGGATGCTCCAGCTGTGCGAGTTACAGGTGCAGATGTTCCTATGCCTTATGCTAAAATTTTAGAAGATAACTGCTTACCTCAAGTGAAGGATATAATATTTGCAGTGAAGAAAACTTTGAATATCTAA
- the KCTD6 gene encoding BTB/POZ domain-containing protein KCTD6 has product MDNGDWGYMMTDPVTLNVGGHMYTTSLTTLTRYPDSMLGAMFRGDFPTARDSQGNYFIDRDGPLFRYVLNFLRTSELTLPLDFKEFDLLRKEADFYQIEPLIQCLNDPKPLYPVDTFEEVVELSSTRKLSKYSNPVAVIITQLTITTKVHSLLEGISNHFTKWNKHMMDTRDCQVSFTFGPCDYHQEVSLRVHLMEYITKQGFTIRNTRVHHMSERANENTVEHNWTFCRLARKTDD; this is encoded by the exons ATGGATAATGGAGACTGGGGCTATATG aTGACTGATCCAGTCACGCTAAATGTGGGTGGACACATGTATACGACATCCCTCACGACTCTAACGAGATATCCTGACTCAATGCTTGGGGCCATGTTCAGGGGAGACTTCCCCACTGCCAGGGACTCTCAGGGCAATTACTTCATTGACAGAGATGGACCACTTTTCCGTTACGTTCTTAACTTCTTAAGGACCTCAGAGCTAACTTTACCACTGGACTTCAAGGAGTTTGACCTACTTCGGAAGGAAGCAGACTTCTATCAGATTGAACCGCTGATTCAGTGTCTCAATGACCCCAAGCCTCTGTATCCCGTGGATACCTttgaggaggtggtggagctgTCCAGCACCCGCAAGCTGTCCAAGTACTCCAACCCGGTGGCTGTGATCATCACGCAGCTCACCATCACAACAAAAGTCCATTCGTTACTGGAAGGCATTTCAAACCACTTCACGAAGTGGAATAAGCATATGATGGACACCAGGGACTGCCAGGTTTCCTTCACTTTTGGGCCGTGTGATTACCACCAGGAAGTGTCGCTCAGAGTCCATCTTATGGAGTACATCACAAAGCAAGGCTTCACGATCAGGAACACCAGAGTTCATCATATGAGCGAGCGTGCCAATGAAAACACAGTGGAGCACAACTGGACTTTTTGTAGACTGGCACGGAAAACAGATGACTGA